CAGCGGCCTCGGCCTCGCCATCGTTCAGGCGATCGTGCGTTTCCACCACGGCCGGCTGGAGCTGGAGGACGGTGCACCCGGCCTCATTGTGCGGATCTGGTTGCCTGCCGCCGACGGCTGACGGGCGATGGGCGGCCCGCTCAGCGGCGAGCCAGCCGGTTGCGCCGCCGCTTCAGCCACATCGACAGGTACATCCAGAAGCCCGACCCGGCGAAGAACAACAGCGCGACGCCGCCGCCGATGTTCAGCGCGATCCCGACCGGGCCGAGCGTCTCGCCCGAATGGATATGTTTGATCAGGCGGTTCAGCCGCTTCATCGTGCTCGGCTGGTCGGGGCCGCCGCTCGCGCTCTTCACCGGCGGCGGCGCGAGCAGGTCGGTCGCCTGCGTCGCCAGCCCCGTGGCGGCGAGGATGAGCAGCAACAGCGCGAACCAGGGGGCAAGCATACGGTGCCAGCGGCGCATCGGCGGTCGATCCTGTCATGAAAAGGGCGTGTTCCGACGGCGAACGCCGACGGTGTGTGCTCCTGACACCTGGAATGTGACACTGGGCTGATGCCAATATTCTAAGTTTGCAATGTTGGCGCTTTCCGCCGCGCTGGCGGTCGGGCTGTCACGGATGTGTCATTCGGCCGCACTAGCCGGCGAGCCGGGCCGATCGGGGCGCGGTGTCGCGACACGTCGATCGGGGCTTTGGGGGACGTACATGATCGTCAGGTTTCTGGCGCCGATCGCCTGCGCGGTCGGCATCCTGTCCGCGAACGCGTCTGCGCGCGGCGAAGAAGACGCCGTACCGCGGCTTCTCGACCCGCGCGCGCTTGCGCCCGCCGCCGTGACCGCGCCACCGCCCCCGTCCGCGGTCACCGCCCAGGAATTGCGCTTCCTGCGCGCGCTGCACGATAGCGCGACGCCCGATCGGCTGGCCCGCGCCGCGGCCGATGGCAAGGACAAGACGCCGCATGCGTTCAACATCGCCGCCGGCCGCGATCTCGCCGCGCTGCCCGCCACCGCTGCGCTGCTCAAGATCGTCCGCCACGAAACGAGCGCGGCGGTGCGCGACGGCAAGGCCTATTTCCGCCGCACGCGGCCTTACATCGCCGATCCGACGCTGGCGCATTGTCCCAACGGCGAGGGCACCGACGACAGTTACCCCAGCGGCCACGCGGCTTTCGCCTGGTCGACCGGCTGGACGCTGGCGCAGCTGATGCCCGATCGCGCCCCGGCCCTGCTCGACCGCGCGCGCGACTATGCCGAGGGGCGCGAGATCTGCGCCGTCCATTTCCCGTCCGACGTCGAGGCGGGCCATGCGCTCGGCCAGCTCGTCGCCGACCGTATGCTCCACGATCCCCGCCTCGCCGATCGGGTCGCCGCCGCCCGCCGCGAACTCACGCAGCGCTGACCCCACTTCATCTTCTGCCGAAAGGACCCGTCATGATCCGTCTGTCCCCCCGCGCGGCGCTGCTCGCCACCGCGCTCGTCCTGCCCACCGCCGCCTTCGCCGATCCCGGCGACGTCACGCCCGCGACTGGGGCGCCCGTGTCCGACCAGACGACCAGCGCGACGCAGGCCGGACAGGCGAACGACAAGCAGGCGCTGACCACGTCGGACATCATCGTCACCGGATCGCGCACGGCGGAAAGCGCGCCGCTCACCGCTTCGCTCACCACGACGCAGCCGCAATCCGCTGTCAGCCGCGATTATATCGAGAACACCACCGCGACTGCCGACGTGAACGAGCTTATCGCGCTGACGCCGGGTGTCTCCATCTCGGGCACCGGCAACGGCTATGGCCTGGGCGAGACGAAGGCGACGATCCGCGGCTTCCAGGACGGCGAATATAACGTCACCTACGATTCGATCCCCTTCGCCGACACCAACAACCCGACGCACCACTCGACCGCCTTCTTCCCGTCGAACACGATCGAGACCGTCGTCGTCGACCGTGGCCCCGGCAACGCCAGCCAGCTCGGCCAGGCGAGCTATGGCGGCAACATCAACATGTATTCGCGCGCCGCGACGCCGGATGCCGAGGCGAAGGCCGAGGCGATCGTCGGCAATTGGAGCACCTTTCTCGCCCGCGCGCTGTTCGAAAGCGGCAGCATCGACAAGCTGGGCGGCACGCGCATCGTCCTGACCGGCCAATATCTCACGTCGCACGGCGCCCTGACCTACTCTTCGGTGGGTTCGAAGAATCTGTTCGGCAAGGCGGTGGTCCCGGTCGGCGCGCACAACACGCTGACCGTGATGAGCAGCTGGAACCGCAATTTCTATTATCAGTCCGATGTGCTGAAGGGTGCGACCTGCGGCAGCGCGGCGACCGACGCCTATAACGCCGCCAATCCGAAGGCGACGACGACGACCGCGCTGGGGCCCGACGGGCAGCCGCTCGGCCAGCTGAACGCGCAGGGTTGTTCCGCCTCGTCGCAGGTGGGGATGTACGGGTTCAATTACGGCCTCGGCAACGATCCGACGCAGCATGACTATTGGCGCTACAACCGGACCGACAAGACGACCGACTTTTCGTATTTGCGTCTGCAAAGCGATCTGGGCGGCGGGCTGTCGCTCGACAATCGCGCCTATATGTACGGCTACACCAACAATACGCTGTCGGGGAACGGCAGTTCGTCGTTCGGCCTCGCCAGCAAGACCGCAACGCTGCCCACCTTCCTCGTCAAGTCGACCGGCGTCGTCACCGGCTTCACCGGTGCGGGGACCGCGGCGTCGCCTTACGTCGCCGTGTCGGGCGGCAACGACGTGCTGGGCTATGACAAGCTGAACAAATATCGCGTCTTCGGTTATATCGGCCAGGCGGATTACGACTTCGGCTTCGGCAAGCTGCGCGTCGGCGGCTGGTACGAACATGCCGTCACCGATCGCCACAATTTCGACCTCGACCGCACGACCGGCCTGCCGAGCTACAATGAAAAGGCGAATCTCGGCACCGCAGCGACCGCGACGCAGCCGTCGATCGCGCTCGCCAACATCAACTTCGTCCAGCATTCGACGTGGGATCAGTATCAGCTGTTCGGCGAGCTGGAGATCCGGCCTGCGGACGGCGTGTCGATCACGCCCGGCGTCAAATACGTCCACTTCACCCGCGGCGTCGATGCGGCGCTCAACCAGAAGACGCGCAGCCCGCTCGACACCAGCGCGACCTGGACCAAGACGCTTCCGTTCCTCACCGCCAACTGGCTGGTGACGAGCAACTGGTCCTTCTATGGCCAGTATGCGCAGGGCATGTACGTGCCCGACCTGTCGAGCTTCTATTCCGCCTCGGGCCAGCTTTCGACCGCGCTCGATGCGCTGAAGCCGCAGACGACGACCAACTATCAGGTCGGCACCGTCTGGCACGGCCGCACCGTCTCGCTCGACGCCGATGCCTATATCATCAACGTTAACAACAAGATCGGCACCTGCACCACGGTCGGCTGCGACCAGACGCTGCTCGTCAACCAGGGCCAGGTCCGCTACAAGGGCGTCGAGGGGCAGGTGGGCTTCATGCCGATCCGCGGCCTGACGCTGTTCGGCAACGGATCGTACAATTACGCGCACAGCGTGCAGACCGACGCGCAGATCGGCAAGGCGCCGTTCACGACCGCGGCGGCGGGCTTCATCTATCGCCGCGCGGGCTTCCGCCTGTCGTTCGACCAGAAGTATACCGGCCCGCAATATGCCAATGACTACACCGGCAGCCCGGGCTTCCGCCTCTATCGCATCCGGCCCTATTCGATCGGCCAGTTCGCGATCAGCCAGCAGATCCAGGGCGGGCTGAAGCTGGGCGTCACGGTCAACAACGTGTTCAACAGCCGCGCGATCACCAGCATTTCGACCGCCTCGTCCGGCGCGCCGACCGTCACGGTGAACGGCAAAACCTATCAATCCGGCTACGGCATGCTCGACCAGTTCAACTTCCTGCCCCCCCGCAGCTTCCTGCTGACCGCCGGCATCGCCTTCTGATCGGTTCGCGTCGACCGGCGGCTCAGGGGCGCACGCTCCCGCCGCCGGTCAGTGCGAACACCTGCTGCAGCATCGCCTGCTCCTCCGGCGTCAGATGGGGATTCCAGACGTCGAAGATCAGCACGATGCGCGGTGCGTCGCTGGTGTTCCGCGCCTCGTGCTCGATCGTGTCGTCGAAGGCGAAGGGTTCGCCCTCACGCCACATCCTGGTCTCGCCCCCGACGCGGAAGGTGCAGCCTTCGGGCACGATGAGCGGGAGATGGACGATCGCCCGCGTATTGGTCACCCCCGTGTGCGCCGGGATGTGGGCATGCGGTTTCAGAATAGAGAAGAACGCCGTCGGCGCCTTTCCTGGGATATTCGTTTGCGGCACTGCCGCCAGCGCGGCAGCCGTTTCGGGGCAGCGCGCGCAGACTGCGTCGTTGCGCTCTCCGTATTCCCACAGGAAGCACGCGCTCCAATCCGCATTATGATCGAGAGGCGACCATTTGTTGGTCGGTGTGCCGGTGTCCTGGCGGACATAGGGACGGATTGCGGAGTCGTCCGACCGTATCAGCGCAAGCGCTTCGGCACGGATCGCGTCGGTCCGCGCGGCTAGGACGTCAAACCAGGGGAATAGCGCGGGTTCGAAAAACTCGTCCGCAGGCAGAAACGGAAAATGCACGCCGGCGCAATGATTGGCGTAGATCGCGCGGCGCCCGAGCATATGGTCGATGCACGCCGCCATCCGTCGTGAGGGGCGTGTCCCCAGCGCGTCCGCGATGTCGCGCCCGAGCGCGGCATTGTGTTCGGCCAGGAAGGCGCGGCCGCGCGCCAGCGCGTCGTCGATGGCGGGCGGCCGCTCGTCCATCGCCGCGGCCATCTGCACGATCCCGGCCCATGCTTGTGCCGCGGCGGCGGCAACGCCGTGACGCTGGTGCCATTCGGCGAGGCGAAGCAGCGCGGTAAAGTTCCGTCGGTCGAGCCACAGCGCTCGGTCCAGCGCCCGCCGTTCACCGTCCGCATCGTCCAGCATGCGGTGGACCGTCGCCTGGTTGATCCAGAGCACCGGCTGCTCGGGGTCTTTCTCAGCCGCCGCGGCGAAACGGAAGAGCGCGATTTTCAACTCGCCATCCGCCATCGCCCGCATGCCGCGCGCGTTGAGCAGTTGCGGGTGATCGGGTGCGTGCGCCAACGCGGCATCGAGCGCCGCACGTTCGGCAACCGCATCGCCCCGCTGGCGCGCGGCCATGGCTTGCGAGGCGAACTGCTGGGCGGCGGGGGGAAGGTCGGACATCGCGCGATCATGCTTTCGGGATGGGAGCGTGGGAACAAAAAAAGGGGGCGACCGCATCGGTCGCCCCCCTCCTGTCGAACCCGGCCGGGCGCGGCGCTTAGAAGCGCAGCTTGCCCGACACGGTGAACAGGCGACCCAGCACGTCGTAGGTCGACGGATAGGTGTTGCCGCTGTTAAAGGCGGTCGAACCGGCCGACGAACCCACCAGCGGCGGCTTCTTGTCGAACAGGTTGCGGACGCCCATCGTGAACGTCAGGTGCTCGTTCACCTCCACCTGCGCGGCGAGATCGATGTAGTTGTACGCCTTGATCTCGTTGAAGTTGTAAGTGCCACCGGCGAGCGGGGTCGGACCCGTCACCACGCCGTTGAACAGCGGCGTCGTCACCTGACGCGCGGTCGCATCCGGGGCCAGCGCCTCGTAACGGACCTTGCCGATATGACGCCACAGTACCGAGAAGGTGCCCGGCCCGAAGGTCAGGCTGGTCCGCTGGTTCCACTGGAACTCCGGCTGGATCGACGAGCAGCTGGTGCTGTAATAGCCGACGCAGTCGCGATCGTAGGCGGTTTCCGACGCACGGAAGTAGTTGTGCGCGGTCCAGGTGCCCTGGAAGCTGAGGTTCAGCCCGACATCGCCGAAGTCACGCGCGTAGTTCGCGTTGAGATCGATGCCATCGGTCCGCAGACGGCCACGGTTGGTGAGCGGCTGCGGCAGGCCCGCGACCGTCGCGCTCGATCCGCTCAGGCGACCGCTGGTCGCGCTGCGGCGTATGCTGGTGCAGGCGGCCGACGCGGCCTGGGCCGCAGTGATCGCCGCCGGATTGGTGCCGAAACACTGCGTCAGGATGTCGGCCGGCGTCGCCGCGGTGATCGCGTTGTTCACCTTGATGTTGAAATAATCGACCGCGACGCTGAGGCCCGGGACGATGCCGCGCGGCTGGATCACGACGCCTATCGTGTAGGTATCGGCCTTTTCCGGCAGGATGTTCGGATTGCCGCCGCCGGTCACGTTGGGCTGGCCCGACTGCGGTTCGAGGATCGTGCCGATGCTGGACGCCGGCGCGCCCTGGTTGATGCATGCCTGTGCCAGATTGGCGCTCGCCAGTGGCTTCGTGCCCACGCAGGGGTCGAGACCCGGCGAAAGATTGTCGAGGCCCGTGGTCACCGGCGAGAACAGCTCGGCGATGTTCGGCGCCCGAACCGCGCGCTGGTAGTTGCCGCGGAACTTGATTTCCTCAACGGGCTCGAAGCTGCCGCCGAACTTGTAGGTCGTTGCCGAGAAGGTCGGATTGTTCGCTGCCTGAACCTTGTAGTTCGAGTAGCGGACGCCGGCCTCGAGCGTCAGCGAGTGGAAGAACGGCTTGTCGGCGACGAGCGGCGCGATGATTTCGCCGAACGCTTCACGCACGTCGTAGCTGCCCGCGAAGGGCAGCACCGCACCGCCGGCACCGCCCAGCTCGCCCGGCGACAGCGCATAGGCGTCGGGCGTGCGGGTATAGGTGTACTTGCGATATTCGCCGCCGGCCGCGAACGCGATCGGTTCGTTGGCGAAGGGCGAGGTCGTGCCAAAGTCGCCGTTCAGCACCGCCTTTGCCTGCGACAGCGCGGTGTGGATCTGGATGGTGCTCTTGCCGTTCAGGAAGTTCGCCTGGTCGCTGGTGATCGAGCCGGCCGGCCCGAACAGGTTGAGCGGCACGCAATTGTTGGTGGTGACGGTGCAGGTCGTCGTGTTGTTCGCGTTCAGCGCCTGCTGGACGCGGCTGCGCAGCACGTAACCTGACTGCGTCTGGTTGAGGTCGCTTTCGCCATAGGCGCCGGAGACGTCGAGCTTGACGTGTTCGGAGAAGCGCAGGCGCAGGCCCGCCTTATAGTCGAACATGGTCGTGGTATAGGTCGATACGCGCGGCCCGAGTTCGACCGACCGGCGATAGACTTCCGGCAGGTTCAGCGCGGTCGCGCCGGTGCAGGTCGCGCCAAGCGCTACCCCGTTGGCGAGGCAGAGCTGATCGCGCAGCGTCGCAGGCAGATACGGATTGTTGCCCGGGATGGTCAGCATTTCGCCGAAGATGCCCGACGGCGCGATGATCTGCTGGATCGTGTTCTTCGAGAACATGCCGCGGCTGTAGACTTCGAGGTTGTCGTTCACCTCGTAGTTCGCCTGCGCGAACATGTTGTAACGCTTAAACGGCGTTACGAAGATGTTGTACGGGTTGAAGTTGAAGCCGCTGTAGAACGGCACCAGTGCCGTGCCGCCGGAATTGACCTGGACGAGGCCGGTCGACAAGCCGGCGAGCGCCGCCTGCGCGTTGGTGAAGTTGATCGCGGTCGGCACGCCCGTCGTCGACGAGCCCGATGCGACGCCATTGCCCGACCCGATGCCGTAGATCGAGATGTCGCGGCTGCCCTGATACAGGGGATCCGCTTCCTGATAGCCGAGGCTCAGCACCGCATTGCCGCGGCCGTCGTCGAAATTCGCGCCGATGGTCAGGTCGGCGGTGAAATAGTTGGCGTCACCGCGCTCGGTGATCTGCTGGCTGGCCTGCGCCTCCATGCCGGCGAAATTCTTCTTGGTGATGAAGTTCGCGACACCCGACACCGCGTCCGCGCCGTAGGTGGTCGAGGCGCCACCGGTCAGCACGTCGACGCGCTGGATCAGCGCGGTCGGGATGTTGTTGAGGTCGACGGTGCCGCCAGCGGCCGCGGGAACGATGCGATCTCCGTCGAGCAGCACCAGGTTGCGCTGCGAGCCGAGGTTGCGGAGGTTGATCGTCGCGAAACCGCCGGTGCCGTTGTTCACGGCCGAACCGATGCCCGGAACCGCACCCGGCAGTTCGCGGATGATCTGTTCGACGTTGTTGGTGTTGCGCAGCGTCAGTTCGTTCTCGGAGACGGTATTGACCGGGCTCGACGAGACGAGGTTCGGATTGCTGATCAGCGTACCGGTAACGACGATGTCGCCGCCTTCCTGGGCTGGCGGTGCGGCGTTCGGGTCGTCCGTCTTCTGCTGCGTTTCCTGCGTGGCCGGCGCGGTCTGCGCCAGCGCGGGCGTCGCGATCAATGCTGCGCCCACGACGAGCGTCGTGGTCAGGAGATGGGAACGAAAGCTTAGCGTCATATAAACCCCTTTATGGTCGACATCCCCATGGGGACGGGCCGATGCGCCGGTCCTTGTCCGGTCGGTCGCATGCGGTAAATTCGCAGGGAGCGGATGCCTGTACAATCCGGTTTCGCGGAATAGATCGAAATTGAAATGTAACCGTGATAAATTGGTCACAAATGAAAAGGCTATACATTCTTACCTATATTGCGTGATGGATCGGCGATGTTGCCGTATGGAAACAATGTAAAAGGGGATGAAATGCTGTCTATTATGCTGATGCTTGCCAGCACGGCGCCCGGGCCAGGCAATGATTTGTTACAATCGTTGGCACGATGTCGGAAGGTGGCGGACAATGGCGAGCGGCTGGCATGCTATGACCGTGCAGCAAGCGCGGTCGAAGAGGCTCGTGCGCGCAAAGAGATCGTCGTGCTGGACCGGGAGGAGGTGCAGAAGACGAAGCGTTCGATGTTCGGATTTTCGTTGCCGTCGATCAAACTGTTCGGCGACGGCAAGGATGACGATAGCCTGAAGCAGCTGGTCGGGACGTTGCGCGCATCGGCCGTGCAGCCGGGCGGGCTGATGCGCTTCACGCTCGACGACGGCGGCGTGTGGGAGACGACCGAACAGTCGATGAACCGTCTGCGCCAGGGCGACGTCGTGACGATCAAGGCGGGGCCGCTGGGCAGTTACATCGCGACCGCGCCCGGCCGCCGCGCGGTGCGGGTCCGGCGGATACGCTGATCTCAAGCCCCCTCGTCATGGCGGACGAGGTGCGTTAGCCATGTGCGCCATGATCCGATCCATCCTGTTCGCCGCCGCATCCGCCATGCTTGTCGGCGCGGCGCCTGCCGACGCCCCGATCTCGGCCGAACGCCTGTCTGCCGATGTCCGCACGCTCGCCTCCACGCCGTTCGGCGGGCGGGCCCCCGGTACGCCGGGCGAGGCGAAGACGGTGGAATGGCTGATCGCGCAGTTCAAGGCGGCCGGCCTGGAGCCGGGCGGCGAAAACGGTGGTTGGGTCCAGTCCGTACCGCTGATCCGGACCCGGACGGGCGAGGGGCCGATCACGGCCAATGGCATGGCTTGGACGGCGGGGCGCGACGTGTATCTGTCCACCGTACGTCCCGATCCACACATCGCGATCAAGGGCGCGCCGCTGGTCTTCGTCGGCTATGGCGTCGATGCGCCGGAGCGGCAGTGGGACGATTTCAAGGGCGCTGACCTGAAGGGCAAGGTCGCGGTCTTCCTGATCAACGATCCCGATTTCGAGGCGGCGGCGGCCGAGGCGGTCGCGGGGCGCTTCGGCGGCCGGCGCATGACCTATTACGGCCGCTGGACGTACAAGTTCGAGGAGGCGGCGCGGCGCGGCGCGATCGGCGCGCTGATCGTCCATGATACGCCGGGTGCGGGCTATGGCTGGGCGACGGTGACCGCGCCGGGCGGCGAAAATTACGATGTGGCCGCCCCCGCCGCCCCGCGGATCGCGGTGCAGGGCTGGATCGAGGGCGGTGCGGCGGAGCGCCTGTTCGCGGCGTCCGGCCTCGACCTCGCCAGGCTGCGCGTTGCGGCGCGGCGGAGCGACTTTCGGCCGGTGTCGATATCCGGCGCGGGTTTTTCGGCCGACCTGCCGGTGGCGGTCACGCGAGCGGAAAGCCGGAACGTGATCGCCAAGCGCACCGGGCTGAGACGGCCGGACGAGACGGTGATGTATGGCGCGCACTGGGACGCCTATGGCGAGGGCGCACCCGACGCGGCGGGGCGGACGATGCGGCCCGGCGCGAACGACGATGCGCTCGGCACGGCTGGCGTGCTCGCGATCGCCCGTGCCGCGGCGCAGGCGCCGCGCATGGCACGTACGCAGGTGTTCGCATTGTGGACCGGCGAGGAGCGCGGGCTGCTGGGATCGGAAACCTATGCCGCACATCCGATCTATCCGATTGCGAAGACGGTCGCCAACCTGACGCTCGACATCTTGCAGACCGCGGGGCCCGCGCACGACGTGCTGCTGGTCGGCAACGGGCAGAATTCGCTCGAGGATCAGCTCGCCGCGGCGGCGCGCGCGCAGGGGCGCGTTGTCACGCCCGAAGCATTGCCCGAACGCGGGCTGTTCTATCGCGCCGATCACTTCTCGCTGGCGCGGCGCGGCGTGCCGACGTTGCTGCTGATGGCGATCAGTGGCGCACCCGATCTAGTGGACGGCGGCCGGACGGCGGGGCAGCGCTGGCTCGATGGCTATATGCGCTGTTACCACCAGACCTGCGATGCCTGGTCGCCCGACTGGAACCTCGCCGGTGCGGCGGCGGACATCGCGTTGATCCGTCGGGTCGGGTTCGATCTGGCGGCAGGGGAGGCCTGGCCAACGTGGCGGGCGTCGTCCGAATTTGCGGCGATCCGCGCGAAGAGCGACGCGGACCGGCGCAAGTGAAACGGGCGGCACCCTGTCGGATGCCGCCCGTTCCTATCGTCGTCAGGCTGGGCCGCGATCAGCGGCGGCAATAGCCCGGGTTGTCGGCACGGGCGACCGCGTTACCGGCCAGCGCGCCTGCGCCCGCACCCAGCACGGTACCGAGCGTACGATCGCCGCGCGTGTCTATCGTGCGGCCAAGCAGACCGCCCGCGATCGCGCCGATCACGCTGCCTGTCGTGCCGCTCTGGCAGCGACGCGGCGCGTAGCGATAGTCGCCGGCGTCGCGATAATAGCGACGTTCCTCATAATAGCGCGGGCCCTGGTTCCAGCCATCGCGATAGGCTTGGCGATAGGCCCGGTCATGATCTCGATACCCGTCGTCATCATAGCTCCGGCCGTAATAATCGCCGCGGCCATAGTAATCCTGTGCCTGCGCCGCGACCGGGGCCAGCGACATCAGGCCCATCGCCAGTGCACCCGCACCGATCGAAAACTTGGTAAACATCTTGCCTGCTCCCATCACTAGAACGGGTCGGCACCGATTGGGCGTCGACAAGGATGCTTATCGCGAATCGCCTTTGAGTCCTTGCTGAATGCTATCGTTATCCGCGGTTCAGCCGGCTTTCCGGCGCGCGATCCAGTCGTCGACGCGATTTTCCAGAACGGACAAGGGCATGGAGCCCGATCCGATGAGCAGATCGTGGAACCCCTGGATGTCGAACTTCGGGCCCAGTGCGGCTTGCGCCTTCGCCCGCAACGCGACAATCCTGAGCATCCCGATCTTGTACCCGGTCGCCTGGCCCGGCAGCGTGATGTAGCGGCGCACTTCCGATCGCGCCTGATCGGGACCGCTGCGGCCGGTGGAGATCATATAGTCGATCGCCTGTTGTTCGGTCCAACCCTTGGCATGGATGCCGGTGTCGACGACGAGGCGCGCGGCGCGGAACAGCTCCTGGTCGAGCCGCATGAAATCGGCTGCGAGATCGGGATAGGCGCCCATTTCCTTGCACAGCGCCTCGCTGTACAGCCCCCATCCTTCGCCGAACGCGACATAGCCATAGGCGCGGCGGAACTTGGGTGCGCCGGTCTGGCGCGCCTGGATATCGCCCTGCATGACGTGGCCGGGAATGCCCTCGTGGCACATGAGGTCGTAGACGGCGGCCGGGTCTTCCGTATTGCCGAGCAGGTGAACGTAGACGCGGCCCGGACGCACGCCGTCGGGGCTGGGGCCGGCGGCATGCGCCGCGCCGCCGGCAACCTCGCTGAACGACGGTTCGCGCACCACTTCGACCTTGTGGGCGGGCAGCAGGCCGAAATAGCGGGGCAGCAGCGTGCGCGTGTGCGCGATCGCGTCATTGGCGGTCTTCAGATAATCGGCGCGCGACGCATCGGTCCACGGCGTCGGCGGGAAGAGCTTGGCGCGCTGGTCGTAATAGGCCTGCCGGTCCTTGAGGCCTGCCTGCCGTGCGAGTTTGTCCTGCTCGCCCTCGATCCGGGCGACCTCCTGTTGCCCAATCGCATGGATCTGGTCGG
This portion of the Sphingomonas sp. FARSPH genome encodes:
- a CDS encoding glycine zipper 2TM domain-containing protein, with product MFTKFSIGAGALAMGLMSLAPVAAQAQDYYGRGDYYGRSYDDDGYRDHDRAYRQAYRDGWNQGPRYYEERRYYRDAGDYRYAPRRCQSGTTGSVIGAIAGGLLGRTIDTRGDRTLGTVLGAGAGALAGNAVARADNPGYCRR
- a CDS encoding aspartyl/asparaginyl beta-hydroxylase domain-containing protein, whose translation is MSDLPPAAQQFASQAMAARQRGDAVAERAALDAALAHAPDHPQLLNARGMRAMADGELKIALFRFAAAAEKDPEQPVLWINQATVHRMLDDADGERRALDRALWLDRRNFTALLRLAEWHQRHGVAAAAAQAWAGIVQMAAAMDERPPAIDDALARGRAFLAEHNAALGRDIADALGTRPSRRMAACIDHMLGRRAIYANHCAGVHFPFLPADEFFEPALFPWFDVLAARTDAIRAEALALIRSDDSAIRPYVRQDTGTPTNKWSPLDHNADWSACFLWEYGERNDAVCARCPETAAALAAVPQTNIPGKAPTAFFSILKPHAHIPAHTGVTNTRAIVHLPLIVPEGCTFRVGGETRMWREGEPFAFDDTIEHEARNTSDAPRIVLIFDVWNPHLTPEEQAMLQQVFALTGGGSVRP
- a CDS encoding phosphatase PAP2 family protein; amino-acid sequence: MIVRFLAPIACAVGILSANASARGEEDAVPRLLDPRALAPAAVTAPPPPSAVTAQELRFLRALHDSATPDRLARAAADGKDKTPHAFNIAAGRDLAALPATAALLKIVRHETSAAVRDGKAYFRRTRPYIADPTLAHCPNGEGTDDSYPSGHAAFAWSTGWTLAQLMPDRAPALLDRARDYAEGREICAVHFPSDVEAGHALGQLVADRMLHDPRLADRVAAARRELTQR
- a CDS encoding TonB-dependent receptor domain-containing protein, translated to MTLSFRSHLLTTTLVVGAALIATPALAQTAPATQETQQKTDDPNAAPPAQEGGDIVVTGTLISNPNLVSSSPVNTVSENELTLRNTNNVEQIIRELPGAVPGIGSAVNNGTGGFATINLRNLGSQRNLVLLDGDRIVPAAAGGTVDLNNIPTALIQRVDVLTGGASTTYGADAVSGVANFITKKNFAGMEAQASQQITERGDANYFTADLTIGANFDDGRGNAVLSLGYQEADPLYQGSRDISIYGIGSGNGVASGSSTTGVPTAINFTNAQAALAGLSTGLVQVNSGGTALVPFYSGFNFNPYNIFVTPFKRYNMFAQANYEVNDNLEVYSRGMFSKNTIQQIIAPSGIFGEMLTIPGNNPYLPATLRDQLCLANGVALGATCTGATALNLPEVYRRSVELGPRVSTYTTTMFDYKAGLRLRFSEHVKLDVSGAYGESDLNQTQSGYVLRSRVQQALNANNTTTCTVTTNNCVPLNLFGPAGSITSDQANFLNGKSTIQIHTALSQAKAVLNGDFGTTSPFANEPIAFAAGGEYRKYTYTRTPDAYALSPGELGGAGGAVLPFAGSYDVREAFGEIIAPLVADKPFFHSLTLEAGVRYSNYKVQAANNPTFSATTYKFGGSFEPVEEIKFRGNYQRAVRAPNIAELFSPVTTGLDNLSPGLDPCVGTKPLASANLAQACINQGAPASSIGTILEPQSGQPNVTGGGNPNILPEKADTYTIGVVIQPRGIVPGLSVAVDYFNIKVNNAITAATPADILTQCFGTNPAAITAAQAASAACTSIRRSATSGRLSGSSATVAGLPQPLTNRGRLRTDGIDLNANYARDFGDVGLNLSFQGTWTAHNYFRASETAYDRDCVGYYSTSCSSIQPEFQWNQRTSLTFGPGTFSVLWRHIGKVRYEALAPDATARQVTTPLFNGVVTGPTPLAGGTYNFNEIKAYNYIDLAAQVEVNEHLTFTMGVRNLFDKKPPLVGSSAGSTAFNSGNTYPSTYDVLGRLFTVSGKLRF
- a CDS encoding TonB-dependent receptor codes for the protein MIRLSPRAALLATALVLPTAAFADPGDVTPATGAPVSDQTTSATQAGQANDKQALTTSDIIVTGSRTAESAPLTASLTTTQPQSAVSRDYIENTTATADVNELIALTPGVSISGTGNGYGLGETKATIRGFQDGEYNVTYDSIPFADTNNPTHHSTAFFPSNTIETVVVDRGPGNASQLGQASYGGNINMYSRAATPDAEAKAEAIVGNWSTFLARALFESGSIDKLGGTRIVLTGQYLTSHGALTYSSVGSKNLFGKAVVPVGAHNTLTVMSSWNRNFYYQSDVLKGATCGSAATDAYNAANPKATTTTALGPDGQPLGQLNAQGCSASSQVGMYGFNYGLGNDPTQHDYWRYNRTDKTTDFSYLRLQSDLGGGLSLDNRAYMYGYTNNTLSGNGSSSFGLASKTATLPTFLVKSTGVVTGFTGAGTAASPYVAVSGGNDVLGYDKLNKYRVFGYIGQADYDFGFGKLRVGGWYEHAVTDRHNFDLDRTTGLPSYNEKANLGTAATATQPSIALANINFVQHSTWDQYQLFGELEIRPADGVSITPGVKYVHFTRGVDAALNQKTRSPLDTSATWTKTLPFLTANWLVTSNWSFYGQYAQGMYVPDLSSFYSASGQLSTALDALKPQTTTNYQVGTVWHGRTVSLDADAYIINVNNKIGTCTTVGCDQTLLVNQGQVRYKGVEGQVGFMPIRGLTLFGNGSYNYAHSVQTDAQIGKAPFTTAAAGFIYRRAGFRLSFDQKYTGPQYANDYTGSPGFRLYRIRPYSIGQFAISQQIQGGLKLGVTVNNVFNSRAITSISTASSGAPTVTVNGKTYQSGYGMLDQFNFLPPRSFLLTAGIAF
- a CDS encoding M28 family peptidase encodes the protein MIRSILFAAASAMLVGAAPADAPISAERLSADVRTLASTPFGGRAPGTPGEAKTVEWLIAQFKAAGLEPGGENGGWVQSVPLIRTRTGEGPITANGMAWTAGRDVYLSTVRPDPHIAIKGAPLVFVGYGVDAPERQWDDFKGADLKGKVAVFLINDPDFEAAAAEAVAGRFGGRRMTYYGRWTYKFEEAARRGAIGALIVHDTPGAGYGWATVTAPGGENYDVAAPAAPRIAVQGWIEGGAAERLFAASGLDLARLRVAARRSDFRPVSISGAGFSADLPVAVTRAESRNVIAKRTGLRRPDETVMYGAHWDAYGEGAPDAAGRTMRPGANDDALGTAGVLAIARAAAQAPRMARTQVFALWTGEERGLLGSETYAAHPIYPIAKTVANLTLDILQTAGPAHDVLLVGNGQNSLEDQLAAAARAQGRVVTPEALPERGLFYRADHFSLARRGVPTLLLMAISGAPDLVDGGRTAGQRWLDGYMRCYHQTCDAWSPDWNLAGAAADIALIRRVGFDLAAGEAWPTWRASSEFAAIRAKSDADRRK